The segment AATAACTTTTGTAACTTCCGGTTGTGAACTGCAAGAGCGCTCCCTAAACTTGTGTGGGTGTTTCATATAGATCTTCAAACTCTAAAAATGTATTTACGGATTTTCAAACTTGTCCCCGGTGTCATACGGATCCAAACGGGCTCGAACCCACTCCGTACACTAACGTGGCATGTTGACACCTACATATCAGTTGGATCCACATATCAAtcacataaaataaaataaaattttaaacattttttCTCATCTTAGGTAGAGGAGAAaagatataaaatttaaaaatacttttttattttaaggtAGAGAGGATaaaacataaaatttaaaaaatgcttttttattttaaggtAGAGAGGAGAAATATGTCTTTTAGTTAGTcctattttttctatttgaCTCACAAGTGGGACCTGATGCTATCTAAGACACGTAGGCGCATGAAGCGGGTTGGAACCCGTCTGAATATCTATGACATCTAAGACAAGTTCGAGAACGTGAAAATGTATTTGAGAGTTTAAATATCTAGATGACACACTTGCACAATTTCAAGAACCGTCCGTGTACTTCACTCTAATAAATATTTGGCAattaaaaagaatattttatcAAACCTCTCAAACTTTGACCTAAGATTGCTTTTTAAATTCttaatttaaaaacaaaaaatggtatatatatacatttgatTTGAAAAGTAATATCACTATACGATTAATTTATTTCCAATATAAAGTTGATGTCCAATATAAATTAGTCTTACTCTAAACATAATAAATATTGGAAAAGTCAATACACATCACAATTTTCTTATAAAATGCTTACAAACTCTGACGTGGCATGCTGTGAGTAAATCTAGATTTTCTTTAACTTCTATCTAGTTAAATCAAACAGATGAGAAATTTGTTAGTAAGAGTTCTAAAAAATTAGTACATGTAGCAGTgctcttaaatatttatgatcGAAATTAAAGAGTACTAGACACACTCTCGTTCTTTTCGAGCAATTGAAAAAGTAACCAGTGTGACACTGTCTTGCATCAGCAAATTAGCCCATACTAGCCCATTAGCACTTAAGCTTGTGGCCCatatttcctttccttttgCCAGCCGGATCCACGGCCCGGTTCGGTTTCCTATAATCAACGACTACGACTTGGAGCCCACAAAATCATCGTGTCCTCCAGGACGAAGCGATCGCGAGacagatcgccgccgccgccgccgccgccatggacgacaGCATCATGGACGGCCTCCCGACTGACGCCTTCGTGGAGATCCTGCTACGCCTCCCGCCGAGCGCCCGGCGGCGTTCCCGCCTCGtctgccggcggtggcgcgacgtCGTCGACGCGCGCACGCCGGAGGGCCAGAGCCACCGCGCCAAGGCACTGGTCTTCTTCTTGAACCGTAGCGGCCACTCGCCGGAGCCGAGGTGCTCCGCCCACGTCTTCGACGACctgtcgccgccgtcttcaAGCGGCAGGGAGATCTGGAACAGCggcacggggacggcggcggagctcgccaTGGTCGGCTGCTGCAACGGCGTGATCGCTCTGTGGGAGGAGGGCACCGGCCGCCTCACCCTCGTCAACCCGTCCACCGGCGAGACGCtcgccatcccgccgccgccgcggctgcctccgaaacgccggcgtcgccgcacCCCGCTGGTCGTCAGCTGTCTCAGCTTCGGGTACCACCCGATCACGGGCAAGTACAAGATCGTGCACCtccccgccgacgacgccatggccgccgcctcttccAGCAGCTGGTGCAGCCCGCTCGACGTGGTGAAGGTGTTCACGCTAGgggacgtcggcgtcggcgatggcgcgacgtggcgggaggtggcggcgccgccaggCTCGAGCTGCCACGTCCGCCTGGGCGTCGTCAGCCTCGACGGCGCCGCGTACTGGGTCGCCGCGGACAACGCCGTCATGTCGTTCGACCTCGAGCACGAGCGCGTCGTGGCCGTCGAGGCGCCGCTCCCGGCGATGCCGCTCGGGACATGGCTGGGTGCCCTGGCCGTCGTCGGCGGAAGGCTGGGAGTTGCCGTGATGGGATGCGCTGACAGCTACCCGACGACAACCATTGTTGAGGTACAAATTAGTCGACCATATAAGCATCTAATATCTgttaatatatgatttaaacgAAATATATGTCTTTGCTAATTTAACCCCTATTTTTGGTAGGATTATCTGTTTTGCTGCTGTTTTGATAGCTAGGTAGATATaactttttcaaaaagaaaagaatcgcATAGGACAATGCTAAACTTCAATAGGCTATTGATAtaacatgaattttttttaaaaaaaatagttttgggAGGCTATAATTAGGGGGAAAAAAACGTCAGCCAAACCAAGCGCCTACAACACAAACACCACCATTGGTGGGAGCAAATAGAAGAATGTCAACCAAACACACTCCTCTCCATCCACATCTTAAACTCCTCTACGTCCACATCTTAAAATTGCAGGGAGAGAGGGTAGTTCCACCAACGTGGCCATATATCTATTCTCTCCATCCACATCTTAAAATCGCAGGGGGAGAGAGTAGTTCCGCCAACGTGGCCATATATCTAGGCAGCTTAATTCAGTATTCCCTCccataaacatgtttttttcttaataacaGATAAAATCCATCCTTTGCTCCAACAAAAACACTTGGTACAATAGTCTTTGAGCTCAAAACAAAgcgaaaaaaattaacaaagaaTGAACTGAAATCCTATCAGTAAATCTCCATTTAAAGTTGGCGAAATTTTACATCCAAATTAAATTCCCCCCACCACTAGCTTctaatactatatataatatatagatttttGGGTCGAGCTGGATTTTAACCAGCGTAGACATATCGTCAACGAATTTACAGTCCGTCCCCATTAACCATTAACCGCTCGGGCATCGACCATCGATGAACTGATCAGATTAACCAACCAAAGTTGGCCTCGGTCATTATGTATTGAACCGAGGATAAAGCCTATATAACTTTTGCACGATAGTAAAAACTCATAGCAAAACTCAAACTCAAAGGGTAAACTTTgcttcttatatttttttaagatcgACACGAATCAATTGATATTTCTATTCTAATTTCTGTCGTTTAATTCCTCACTCTCTGAATCAAACATTTTTTGCCATAATGTGCCGTTCCTACTATCTACCAAGTATACGTCGTCCTAATCCTACTATGGATTCGGGCCATAGCACATGGTTTTATAAAATCTGTACGATTTTTCCGATCTTGCATGGTGCATTATAGTCTTGAAATTCTCAATGTAGTCCCGAATAGATCCAGTCTGCTTCCCATGAGTTAAGCGCCGGATCAGTACCTGTTTGCAACTTTCTTGAAATATATAGTTAATTCACTCTTATATATATTCACTGCGAAAAATAATCTGCTCCTGCATGCGTGTGTCGTGCGTGCAGGTGTGGGTGCTCGAAGGTGGAAGATCaggagacgaggaggagcagcgaacaTGGGCACGGCGATACAGCATACAGGGGTTGGCCCCGGGCTGGCAGCGCATGGTGTGGCCATACTTCTGCCACGGCGAGCACGTCCTGACGACCGACGTGCGGACGAGACGCAGATCGGCGCACGCGCACCGGCTGCACCGCCTCTGTGACGGGAGCCGCCTCGCGCTGGCCCACCTCGCGACGGCGGACACGGCGGCTGCGGTGCCGATGTACGACGTCCAGGCGTTTCCCTACGTCGGAACCACGGAGCCGCTAGGTGAATATGCGGTTAGTGATACAAGTGGATTGTCCCGCTACCCGTATAAAAACATGCTTCTTAGTTTATTTCTCGAAtgatagtataaaatttagaagaaaagatGAATGGAATAAGTGGGAAAAAAAACCGCTAGCCCGCCGCACTTGCATCCCTATATGCGGTACagatgtagagagaactcaaagAAGTAGTTATGCTATGTTTATATCGGAAGTGGATTTTTGTATCTTGATGGGATATCCCTGTTTTGTGCATGTCgtttaaaaaattatcaaaagtttttaaaaaaattgtcaagatagatcaatatatgatatatctttttacTAACATGCGTGCGAGTTAAAATTCAATCCatacaattcgaaacaaaaataacaaatttgaccatGAATTACGCATTCTGTTCatggtcaaatttgttatttttgtttctagctacttgtataagttgaatttgaatttgcatatatatttgtgaagtgacataccacatattaatctatcctactaactttttttaattttttaatgacTTTTTAAGTAACATGCAAAAATGAAGAGATATCCCCTTAagagattatttgagttttccGTTTatatcatgcatatatatgatcgGTGTAACATTTTCTTTGACGTTTTGACATTTTACTACACTGAAAGATTAATCCCCGTTATTTTTATGTGACTTGCAAACAGTGACAATATTATTACGTTCCCCACTGATGGGACAACTAATAGAGAGAATTCATAGTTGAACAACGTATTTGTTGCCAATGAAAATTGCTCGTGGACTTGTCTCAAATTAAATTGAGTAGCACTTTGGCATGTTTGCCATGAACTCCCTTGGGGAGAAGGTGGCAGTGGCGGGCTCAGCAAGTGCGACGTGCGTGAGGGGATGACGAGATTGTGGAACAGGGTTCTGGGATTCACCGAGAGGTCCAAATTTCAGCAAAATTCACCTATCTCGGTGAGGTCCGAGACAATAGTTCCTCATAAATTCGTCTCcatttaattcaaatttggtTCATATTTGATTAAATTCGTCCAAAATATCCGAAATTCATCCAAAATACCAAATTTCGTCCATTTCGGTGCAGGCCGAAATTATTTTGCTATTAGATCCCAGAACCCTGTTGTGGAAAAGAGATGGGTTTCACGAACGCTCATGAAACCGCTACTGAAAGCTGATCGATTTTGGCTAGCTTTCGTACGACGTTAACTGAAAGTCATTGGTTTTTACAACGTTTTATTGGTTTTGGGTAAATCCGTGCCCTGAGAAGCAAATTCCCCTTTGCCAAAGTTGGCTGATTTTCCCTTGTGATTTTGCCTTTTTTccaacattattttttaaaccCTGTTTCAATTTCTTAGCTTGCGAAAAGGCAGTTTATTTAACAAAATTCTATTAAtaaagcaggaaaaaaaatacaagattacaaccctgaagAGTCGTAatcaggaaaaaggaaaaaaaatatgccaCCACCCACACGCCGACAGCGCCAGCACACAAAATtcggagaaggctagcaccggaccgaaCAGGCAGTTTTGCTCGGCCCTGCCTTATGTTTCGACGACCTGTCCGGCGAGTTCATCTGCAGCCGGCGTGTCTTGAGCCGCGGCGCTCGTCGTGTTCGGCCGCCGCAACGGCCTGCTCTCCCTGCTGGAAGAGAGCACCGGCGGCATCACGCTTGTCAACCCGGCCACCGGCGATCGAGACGCTCGCCCGTcccgccccgtgccgccgcggctgcctcGGAACTGCGTGTTCCATCGCGCCGCCGTCAGCTTCGGCTGCCACCCGACGACGGGGAAAGTACAAACAGATCGATCGTCCACATCCCCGTCCGCGGCGAGGTCTCGGTGTTCGACGTGGTGAAGGTGTACACGGCGCTGCGgcagggcgacgacggcgcgagaACCTCACATATGGAGGGAACTGCGACGTCAACCGTGGCCTCCTGAGCGTCGACGGCGCGACGTGTACTCGCCATGGACGGCGCCGCCATTGCTGATGCATGGGCTCACGATCTTGACCAGTACAGGGTGCATGGGCAGCATGGGCAGGATCCATAAATACCACCAACAGATCACACggccatatactccctctgtcctaaatatttgacgtcgtttactttttaaaacacgtttgaccattcgtcttattcaaaaactctTGTGAAATACGTAAAActatatactccatctgtttcgaaatgtttgacgccgttgaccttttagcatatgtttaaccgtttgtcttattcaaaaaatttaagtaattattaattctttttctattatttgattcattgttaaatatatttttatgtaggtatataattttacatatttcacaatagtttttgaataagacgaacggtcaaacatgtgctaaaaagtcaacggtgtcaaacatttcgaaacggagggagtatatacataaaagtatatttaacaatgaatcaaatgataggaaaaagaattaataattacttaaattttttaaataagacgaacggtcaaatatgtttaaaaaagtcaacagcttTAAACATTTAGTAAAAGAGCGAGTACTATTTTTCCCATGGAGAACAACACATCATCATGACCAACACGCGGCGATATCCGTACATTTTAGTGCGTGCACACCACCTCAACAATGGATGTATATACGTAGCCTGGTGTGGCTGGTTGATCATCCAAGTGTTCTCCTACGTCGAGACAACGGAGACACTATCAGCCTCAACGTTTTCATTTGCACtaatatattccctccgtttttaaatgtttaacgccgttgactttttaacacatgtttaaccgttcgtcttattaaaaaatatttgtgaaatatgtaaaactatatatatacatgaaagtatatttagcaatgaatcaaatgataggagaattaataattacttaattattttttaataagatgaatggtcaaacatgttttaaaaagtcaacgacatcaaatatttagaaacggagtaAGTATGTAAGGTTTCTTTTACTTACTTCTCTTATGTGTaacacttatatatatatatatgtatatatatatatgtgtatatttatatatatatatatgtatgtgtatatatatacggcTCCTTCAGTGTTAGGGCCTCGGGTGGACTGCACACATGGGTCAGTTCAGCCAGGCCCATCAAACCCAAGGAAGAccataaaaaaaaggcaaatgtTGCTACAAGACACTCGTTATCTGTGGTTTTAACTCAGGGACACCGCAAAAACGTTGCTTTAGGGAAAGACACTCCATAACCGTGGATATTTGCCGATGGACACCACGCCGTCTAACTGAAGCTTGCCGTGCTAACGTGGCGGTCGGAGCCCTAGTCGGACCTAAATGCCCCTGCGCCTTATGTGGACCTAAATGCCTTGGTCGGACCTAAATATCGTGCGAATATGCAGAAAGGCCCTTGAGTTTTCTAGGAACCAACCCGCAGTCCTATGATTGTTTTCATGTGTGAGGTAGCTTTTACAAACTAGTACCTAGAGTTTTGATTCTTCTCAACAGAGGTCCTTGGTTCGAGCTAACACAGAGCTAGCCATGGCCGAGCTCGTTCTCGAGCTCACTGGCGGTGAACGGTGGATAATCTCAGCATGCAACCTAAAGAGAAAATGTAGAGGGGTTCAAGGCAAGGTTATAGGTGGTTTTCTTGCAAGCTATGGTGGCCGGAATcaatgacgacggcgatggaagCGGCGGTGGTTCTCGGGGTGGTGTTGCATGTGGTCTTGGAGGCTGTTTCTAAGTGGATGAATTGCATGCATGTGGTCCTCTAGGCTCTAGGGTGCTCACCCAACTGTCGGGAAGAGATGTCGAAGCTTGGTCGTCGGTGACAGCTGGCGGAACATCTCAATCACTCGGGAAGACGGCAGCAGCGCGTTTTACTTCAAGAACTGCCATGAATGTATGTACTTCGTGTTAAAGAGGTTCTAGGGATGGTTCATGCGCAAAGAATCGATAAATGGCTCACCGGAGGAGGTGGAATCGACGATGGTGTTAGGCGGCAGGTTCAGAACGGTGCCGAGGAAGAAAGGGGTGTGCTCTCCCTCTACGGTGCACCATTCTTAGGGGGTACTTGAGGGGGAATGGAGGGGAGGATGAGGCGAAGACGCTGGCGCGACAGCTTGGGCCAGCTTGGTCCAGATTGGCAGCATAAGTGACGATGCCGTCATGGCGGCGCCCGGTGCGCGCTCCAGAGCTCATCTGGGCACAACGGCGATCCCGTCGATCCACTACATGAAAAAGGGCGAAATTAGAGGGAATGGAATCGGCATCTTGAGAAGGTAACATAacgtgagaggagaggagacgaccGTAGCTCATCGACGAATGcggccatcgtcttcttcgtgGCCGGTgatgaagatgaggaagaaAGGAGCGGCTGGAGTTCGTTCTCTCGATGTGGTCGGCAGTGGAATGGAAAGTGAGATGGGGCGACTGAGTTGTGACTTGGGATGGCCACGCGTCGATGCCGTCCAAAGAGCtgt is part of the Oryza glaberrima chromosome 12, OglaRS2, whole genome shotgun sequence genome and harbors:
- the LOC127758045 gene encoding putative F-box protein At1g19160, which produces MDDSIMDGLPTDAFVEILLRLPPSARRRSRLVCRRWRDVVDARTPEGQSHRAKALVFFLNRSGHSPEPRCSAHVFDDLSPPSSSGREIWNSGTGTAAELAMVGCCNGVIALWEEGTGRLTLVNPSTGETLAIPPPPRLPPKRRRRRTPLVVSCLSFGYHPITGKYKIVHLPADDAMAAASSSSWCSPLDVVKVFTLGDVGVGDGATWREVAAPPGSSCHVRLGVVSLDGAAYWVAADNAVMSFDLEHERVVAVEAPLPAMPLGTWLGALAVVGGRLGVAVMGCADSYPTTTIVEVQISRPYKHLISVNI